Genomic window (Alteromonas pelagimontana):
CCGCAGCTTTGATGTACCACCACCGGAAGTGGATACCGACAGCCCCCATTTTCCTGCCCATGACCGTCGCTACAGCAATGTAGACCCTTCCATTTTGCCTAAAGCAGAAAGTTTAAAGCTGACCATAGAACGCGTTCTTCCCTACTGGCATGACGTGATTCGTCCAAGCATCCAAAATGGCAAACGTGTTATCATTGCTGCTCATGGGAACAGTTTACGCGCTCTTGTGAAATATCTGGACGATATGTCAGAAGATGAAGTGTTAGAACTTAATATTCCCACAGGTGTGCCGCTGGTATACGAACTGGATAAGGATCTTAAGCCGGTTTCCCGAGAATATTTAGGCGATCCTGCAGCCATCAAGAAAATGATGGACGCTGTAGCTAAGCAAGGTAAAGCTAAGTAATGTAAATAGCTGCTTAGAAAGGCAGCTTAATTCAACGTTAAAAGCAGCATCATCCGGTGCTGCTTTTTGTTGGTGCACCTTTCCACACCACTGTTTAGTACTAACCCGCATTAGCATAACATCTCATCTCAATCCTAAAGGATCGCTCAAGGGCGCGCTGCCATTGGCGAAATCCCTAGCGGTTTAAGCGCTCCACTTAACACTTTTATTAAACTATCAATCGCTCCTCCCACAAAAACATCTTTACCCTGTTGCCTTACCGGATAAACACTGTTGCTGTAAGTAGCAAGAACCACGTCACTGCTTTTACTAAGATTCGAGTTATCATTGGGCATGCGCAGATAAACCAAGATATTTTTTATTCCGCGCTGGCTTGTCTGAACTAATAAGTCAGGCAGCATTGCCTGCACTTGCTGGTAGCCTATCACCACCTGAGCGTTTTTATTGCGGTCTTCCATGCCTCCCAACTCCACTACACTTGGGGAGGGCGTAATACTGCCAAGTATCAACACATTGGCTTCTTCCATTCCCTTACGCAACATGTCTTCTTCAAGAGCCTGAAGATTTAAACAATGAAATTTTTGGTTTGGAAGATACATTTCCAGACAATAACTCACGGCTTTGGTCGTGGGCGCATCCGGCATCAGTATGAGCAAGGTGTCTTTGGGCGCGATAACTGCTTGTTCAGCGCTGCCTTTTAAAAGCGTAATGGCGTTATCGCAAAGTTGCTGGGCAATACTTTTATGTGCTGCAAGATTGTCGATTGCCGCGGCTTGAGAATCCCATTGCCATGTGGAAAGCTGAAATCTGTTTTTTGTCTCGCGAATCCGCTGCGCCGAATGTGTAATCTCCCCTATTGATAGCTCTCCTTGTTTAACGGCTTCCACAAGATAATCGAGAAGCTCGTAAAAGCGCGCAATACCAGAAGGCGAATGTACGCTAAGCGGCATGACTACAATATCGGTTCCTGCGGCAAAAGACGCCACCACCGCCTCAAACTGATCAAAAAAATTGCTGATTCCTGCCATATTCATGGCATCAGAGACAATTATGCCGTTAAAACCAAGTTCGCCACGTAAAATATCGGTAAGAATTGCCTTCGACAACGTGGCGGGTTTAATTTGTGCTTTACCGGCTTTGTCCACAAGTGTGGAATTATCCAGCGCCGGGTACTGAATGTGGGCAGTCATTACCATTGCCGGCGCGCTTTTACTAATGATGTAGCGAAACGGATAAAGATCTACAGCATCAATCTGCTGACGGTCATGATTAACGATAGGCAGTGCAAGATGGCTGTCTTCGCTGGTATCACCATGTCCGGGAAAGTGTTTTAACGTGGCCAGTACACCTTCTTGCTGCATAGCACTGGCTTGCGCTAACCCCAGTTGCGCTACCTCGGCAGGCGATCGGCTAAAAGCACGAACATTAATAACCGGATTTTGTGGATTTACATTTACGTCGATGTCTGGCGCAAAGTTGGTGTTTATTCCCAGTTGTTTGAGCTCTCTTGCTAAAATCTGGCCGCTAAGCCTGGCGAAGTGAGTACCGTGACTCTTCAGCGTTGCGCCGATTGCCATATTACCTGGCAGGTCGGTGGTCATGGTTGGTGGAGTGCGAAAAACGCGGCCGCCTTCCTGATCAATCGCAATGAATAGCGGCTGGCTGGCGTCAGACGCCATTGCTGCGCGCTGTAAACTTTGCGTAAGTTGCGTGATCTGCTGATAGTCGATAAGATTTTCTTTAAACAGGATCACGCCACCTACACTGCTGCGTTGAACCAGATCAGCTAAATCATCAGGAAGAGCGGTTACAGGTTGCTTTCCGGAAGCAGCATTATCTTTTACGTCTTTTTCTGTGGCGCAGAAATAGCGAAAATCCAGCATTAACTTTTGCGCTAAGTCGAGACGTAACGCTTTTTCTTCCTCAGCAGACATACGCGACATTCGAACGCGATGACTGCCTGAATGTGACGAGCTGTCCAATATTTTCTCCAACTAAACAATTTTGCTACTTCACCATCCTAAAAAACAAAAAGTACTTCTGTTTTTAAAGGCAGTATAAGCAAAATGTAGCAGTTTCTACCGTAATATCTGTAACGAATTTGCTGTAATCAGAGTCATTCCTGTTATTCCAAATATCGGCTTTCCAACTTCAACCGCAAGTTTTCCTTACAATACCTTTTAGAAAATCAACGTGTTCCGCAAAAATGATAATGATAACCTTTATCATTTGTGTTAGTTTAGCGCTTCTTAACCCTTAGGTAATAATTTTTTGGAGCACACTCGTGAAATTTAACTATCTTCCCTTATCTACTGCAATCATGGTTGCTCTTTCTCCAGCAATAGCTCTGGCGGAACAAGATACTGAGGCAAGGGTTGAACAGGCCGATGCGAATCAGGAAAATAACAACAAAGAAAACAATGACAGTCTTGAGGTAATAACGGTTAGCGGCAGATACAGTGTTGCTCAAACGTTAGATACTGCTACTGGCTTAGGTTTAACATTACGTGAAACCCCACAATCAGTTTCTATTCTTACTTCTGAAAGAATATTGGACCAAAATATTACCACTATTCTGGAAGCCGTAAATAATGCCGTGGGTGTGACTTCTGAAGAAACGGATAACGTTCGAAATTCCTTTTACGCCCGCGGTTTTCGCGTTGACAGTTATCAAATTGATGGTGTGCCTACATCCTGGAGTTTAGGCGGCGATTCTGGCGAAACTGTAGCCGACACCGCCATTTATGAACGCATTGAATTTGTTCGTGGCGCCACCGGACTGCTAACTGGGGTTGGCGACCCTTCGGCTTCTATTAACCTGGTCCGCAAACATGCCAACAGCAAAGAACTCACCGGTTATGTAGATGTAGCAACAGGAAGCTGGAATAAAAAACGCCTTACTGCTGACGTATCAACCGGTCTAAATGAAGACGGAAGTATTCGTGGCCGCGTTGTAGGTCGCTACCTGAACGGCGAATCTCATGTAGATTATTACGAAGACAACAGTAACGTTTTTTACGGCGTAATCGAAGCCGACTTGTCAGATTCTACCTTGGTGCGCGCAGGAGCAAGTTATCAACATACTGACCCTGAAGGCACAGTATGGGGAGCTCTGCCAACTTTCTTTTCTGACGGGACCCAAGCCGATTGGGACGTTTCCAAAACCACCGCTATGGATTGGAACCGTTGGGAAACAAAAAATACTAACTATTTCGCTAGCATAAATCACTTTTTCAGTAACGGCTGGGAGATTATTGCAAACTACAATAAGATAAAATACGAAAAAGCATCGAAGTTGCTGTACGTCTATGGCTCTTTAGACAAAGAAACGGGAACTGGGTTAAACGCGCAGCGGTACCGCAGTAACGGCGATTCGGAGCAAGACAGCTTTGATATACAGTTGAAAGGCGATTTCAAACTTTTCAACCAGACTCACGACTTCGTACTTGGGGCATTACATAGCGATCAGGAAGCCGATACCTTTACCCAGAATCCGATTGGCGGTGATATGAGCGGCGGCTTTGACCGGGTTGACGTAGGTAACTTCTACGAATGGGGCGGTTTATCTGAGCCTGAGTGGGTTGATGAAAAAGTCCAGTCTCAAGGTAGTGAAACTGAGCAGGAAGGCTATTATGCCGCCACAAGAATTTCAGCGACAGATAGCTTAAAATTTATTGTAGGTGCAAGGGTGGCAACCTGGTTACGCACCGGCTTTGATTGGAGTGGTGATATTGATTACGGCGACGAAGATGAGGTCATCCCTTACGCTGGAGCGTTATACGATATTTCTGAACAACATAGAATTTATGCTAGTTACACAGAAATTTTTAAACCGCAAAGCGAACGAGATGCACAAGCCAGATTTCTTGACCCTCTAGAAGGTAAAAGTTCTGAAATTGGTTTAAAAAGTGCTTTTCTGGACGATCGCCTTCACACTACGCTGGCAGTATTTAAGATTGAACAGGATAATTTAGCGCAAATCGACCCAGACTTCGTGAGTACAACGCCAGATCAGCTTACTGCTTATATCCCTGCGCAAGGCACCGAAAGTGTGGGTTTTGAAGTAGAAATCGTAGGTCAGCCAATTGACGGATGGAACATTACCACCGGTTATTCACAATATGACGCTGAGGATGCACAAGGTAAGGACATTAATACTGATAATCCGACTAAACAATTTAAACTGTTTACCACTTATCAGTTTGTAGATTCGTTACCTGAACTTACCGTTGGTGGCGGCTTTAACTGGCAAAATGAAACCTATTCCACCGGCACTAATCCTGCTGGAGTGCCTGACAGATTCACTCAAGACGCATATGTTCTTGCTAACTTGATGGCGCGTTATCAGTTCTCGGATGCACTAAATGTTCAGTTTAATGCCGCAAACATTACTGACGAGAAGTATTATTCGCAGGTAGGCCAATTTAGCTCTTACCGCTATGGAACACCCAGGAACTTTACCGTCAGCGTGAACTACAGCTTTTAAGTAAAAGGAAGGGCTGGTGCTTATTCAGTGCCAGCCCTGCCCCTTCTTTCATAAGAATGTTCGAGCCTCAATTTTCCCTATCAACGCTTTCCCCAAATTTAGCTCTTAATAACCTAAGTTAGATTTGTGCTGCAATTCACTCTGTTTCTGATCAATGGTATTTCATTTGGCAGAAAAGGTATTAAACGTGGCATTCTGCCAGCGCACCTGCGCTTTTGGAAAGCGTATGAATTACAGCCAGATTAATAAGTGACTGATACTCGATTTACACCAAATACGCACAGTAATAAAACCGTCAGAATTCCATGATGATCGCCCTAATCCCACTTAGGCTTTCTCACCTGTCGATACGCGCTACTGATTCGTTAACTGTGTACATCAGTTTGCGTTAGTGACAGGCAACACGTTTACGTAAACAAGAGTGTGGTGCCGAATTAGTTGCTCTTTAAACGATACATCAACACGGCAGCGCGTTTTGCCTGTGATGACAGAGAGTCTATATTTCCCTTCTCTTCAACGGTGTGTCCGGCAGTGCCGCTCATCCCTAAACCATCGATAGCCATATCAACATAGGCAGAGGTAAAAGACACATCTGCAGCTCCAGCATTAAGAGGATCCACCGCCTCTACCTTGCCGAACCCTAACTCTTCACTCACGTTGCTATAAATGCTGAGTAGTTTTTTGTTGCCTTCGGTAGGCGCTAAAGGCGGATAGCCTTCACCAAATTCCATTTTACTCTGCGTTTGTGGAAGATGGCTGGCCACAATCGCTTCCATTTTATTTTTTACCCGCGCTACCTGTTCTTCGGAAATACCGCGGATATCACCAGTCACGATGGCGGTTTCTGCAACCACATTATTTTTACCAAAAGTAGTGCCGCTGTTTTTCGTGCTGTTGTGAGTAACCGTTGTGCCACCCATAATGCGCCCAGGATTATATGTCAGCAGTTTTTCTTCTCGCAGTTCTGTATAGAAGGTATTTAACACCCGCGCGGCTTCATAAATGGCCCCGGCGCCTACGTCGTCTTTAAATATTTGTGAGGAATGGGATGGCACACCTTTTACGTTTAGCGTCCAGTCAATGGAGCCACGCCGGGAAATATTAGCGGTTTTCGGGTTGCCGTCACCGTTTTCAAAACCTATCGCGATGTCCGCCCACTTTGCCCCATCAATCAGAGCCTTTTTGGATAGCGTTAATGGGCGGCCGCTTAACTCCTCATCGCCCGTCATTACTACCATAATATTCATGTCAATCAATTCACCAGCTGCCTGCAACGCCCGAAGCGACTGCAAAATGACAATATCGCCTCCTTTCATGTCGGCAATTCCTGGCCCTTTCGCCACGTTATCGCTAATGTATTCAAATTTTTGAAAAGGACTGTCAGGTTCAAATACGGTATCTAAATGTCCAATCAGCAGCAGTTTTGGTCCTTTCCCGCCATTGAGCTCAGCTACGAGATGCCCTGCCCGATTAAATGCTGAACCGTCCTCAAAGCGCGCATCAAACCCTAGCTTTTCAAATTCAGGAATCAGAACATCGGCGACTTGGCGAACCCCAGCAAAATTCATGGTGCCGCTGTTAATGTTCACTACCTTTTCCAGCAGTTTCACAGCTTCAGGATGCGTATTGTCGATATGCTTTACTATTTTACTTTCTGTGGACGACACAGCGGCCCAGGCGGAGCTGACGTTTGATACAAGCACCAACAGCGCACAACACTGTTTAATAAATCTACATTTCATCACGTTATCTTCCACATTATAGATTTTTGCGCCCGCGCAACTAAGGTTGTACTGCTACACTGTGCTGGGGTGTTTTTATACAACTTACGAAGATTATCGCCTTTTAGCAAAGCTTTTCGCTTAACCGCTTGTGCTAGCGGTAAACTGCAAGAAGCGGCGGTACTCTCACTCGATCAGTCGCGGCTGATAAAATCACCGGCAAGCTTAAAATGTCCCGCTCACGAAAATGCCGCTGTAATCGACGCTGGCTACAGGCGTAATTTGCACACCCTCAATACTATGGGTGAAAAAATAACTGCTAAGGGCGCCAATTGCAGCACCAGCTCCCACATCGGCCCAATCGTGCTTATCTGCATCGACTCGTGTCCACGCGACGTAAGACGCCACAGCGAAGGCAGGAACGCCGTATTTTTTACCGTAACGCAGCTGCAAAAACGTGGCAGCCTGAAATGCCATAGACGCATGACCTGAAGGAAATGCATCATCACCAGAAAGATCAGGTCTGTCTTTATGTACCGTCATTTTTAATAATTGCGTAGCTACAACATTGCTGGCAAAAGAACGGTAAAACTCATAGCGTCCGGTTTTGTCATCTTCGACGAAAGTAAGTGCATACGCTGTTGCAGGTAACAAAATGCGGCCAATATCACCGCCGTCTTCATGGGTTGCTGCATTGGCCAGCTTGCAAAAGAACAGGAGGAGAAAAGCGCAAACACTGCGAGAGGTAAAGGAATACATAATTATTTCCGAATTTTTATTGTAATTAAATTTTTTACTGAATGGGTGGTGCTATTATTCCCGACATTGCAAAGATTTACACGCTTACATGCAACTTGAAGCTACAGCAGGTTTAACTCCGCAACAGTCAGTGTAGCCTGTTCGTCTCCCTCGTTTTCCTGGGTTACCTGTACTGGCAAATAGTTTACAGAAGTGGCAAACCAGATGGCCGTTTTTCTGGCACTGGTTTCCCGCACGCGCGTAAATTTCTCCGTTTCAAACTTACCGAGTGATGTCTCGATAGTTTCACTGCCATTATAGGTGAAATGAAATTGTTCTGGCTTCCCGCCATCATAAACGTTAAAGGTAGTATCTCCTCTCAAGCCGCGACTGACCGCCACCCTCAGCGCTTCATAAACCAGCAGCGGATCATAAATCTTTTCAGGAACAGAGGTCGCCGCCTCCCCTTCTGCGCCTTTAACGGTATGAGCAGATGGATCAAACAGATAAGCGGTGTTTTTCGTCCTTTTAAATGTACGGCTATCGGAAAGCGTATATTTCAGCGGTACTATCGATTTATCTTCCACAACGAAGCGAGCTTTTTCCCGCCGCTCAATATCATAGAACAAAATGGAGGCGGTGAAATACGTGGAAAGCTGATAGGTGCCCTCGTCATCTACTGCCAGCTCTCGCGTGGCTTTACCGTAGTTGTCGCCGTCCCGAGTGACATTATAGCGAATTTGATAGCGATTTAGCGGATCGCTAACGTCGTCGCTTCGGTCACTTGTTTCGGACGCTGGCGATTGTGCAAACGCAGGGGCAGCCACGATAAGCATGATCAACGAAAGTTGATAAAGTAATCGTAGTGAAGTTACTTTCTTCATTTTGCATCCTTCCCTGTTAGCGGTATTGATGTCTGCGGTCTGCCATTAGATACCATGCTTGCCGGTAAGTGCCGAAACTTTTTTTCTAATTTTAGCTCAACCGGTATAACGACCTCTATTGTAAGACTCGCCTATGCTGTTGACATTTTATGCTTTTATACCGATGCGAACTAATAAATACTACCTTTGAATCAGGTAAACCGATCAAGATGATGCGTTGACGGCGTAATCCTGTGACATAGCAAAAAAGGCAACTCGGTACTTAACTGTCGTCCTGCTCGTACGTTAAGAAAAAATTTGTCATTCAGTATAAAATTTCCTCATAATGCCAGTCCATGTCATTTTTAAACTGCTCTTGGAAGGTACTCATGCGCAACGTGTTTCTTGTTCTCTGCCTGATGTTTTCTGTTCCGTGCTTAGCTCAGAAGGAAGTCGATATTGTGTCTACCCCCGTTGAA
Coding sequences:
- a CDS encoding M20/M25/M40 family metallo-hydrolase, giving the protein MKCRFIKQCCALLVLVSNVSSAWAAVSSTESKIVKHIDNTHPEAVKLLEKVVNINSGTMNFAGVRQVADVLIPEFEKLGFDARFEDGSAFNRAGHLVAELNGGKGPKLLLIGHLDTVFEPDSPFQKFEYISDNVAKGPGIADMKGGDIVILQSLRALQAAGELIDMNIMVVMTGDEELSGRPLTLSKKALIDGAKWADIAIGFENGDGNPKTANISRRGSIDWTLNVKGVPSHSSQIFKDDVGAGAIYEAARVLNTFYTELREEKLLTYNPGRIMGGTTVTHNSTKNSGTTFGKNNVVAETAIVTGDIRGISEEQVARVKNKMEAIVASHLPQTQSKMEFGEGYPPLAPTEGNKKLLSIYSNVSEELGFGKVEAVDPLNAGAADVSFTSAYVDMAIDGLGMSGTAGHTVEEKGNIDSLSSQAKRAAVLMYRLKSN
- a CDS encoding TonB-dependent siderophore receptor; protein product: MKFNYLPLSTAIMVALSPAIALAEQDTEARVEQADANQENNNKENNDSLEVITVSGRYSVAQTLDTATGLGLTLRETPQSVSILTSERILDQNITTILEAVNNAVGVTSEETDNVRNSFYARGFRVDSYQIDGVPTSWSLGGDSGETVADTAIYERIEFVRGATGLLTGVGDPSASINLVRKHANSKELTGYVDVATGSWNKKRLTADVSTGLNEDGSIRGRVVGRYLNGESHVDYYEDNSNVFYGVIEADLSDSTLVRAGASYQHTDPEGTVWGALPTFFSDGTQADWDVSKTTAMDWNRWETKNTNYFASINHFFSNGWEIIANYNKIKYEKASKLLYVYGSLDKETGTGLNAQRYRSNGDSEQDSFDIQLKGDFKLFNQTHDFVLGALHSDQEADTFTQNPIGGDMSGGFDRVDVGNFYEWGGLSEPEWVDEKVQSQGSETEQEGYYAATRISATDSLKFIVGARVATWLRTGFDWSGDIDYGDEDEVIPYAGALYDISEQHRIYASYTEIFKPQSERDAQARFLDPLEGKSSEIGLKSAFLDDRLHTTLAVFKIEQDNLAQIDPDFVSTTPDQLTAYIPAQGTESVGFEVEIVGQPIDGWNITTGYSQYDAEDAQGKDINTDNPTKQFKLFTTYQFVDSLPELTVGGGFNWQNETYSTGTNPAGVPDRFTQDAYVLANLMARYQFSDALNVQFNAANITDEKYYSQVGQFSSYRYGTPRNFTVSVNYSF
- a CDS encoding DUF3108 domain-containing protein, with product MKKVTSLRLLYQLSLIMLIVAAPAFAQSPASETSDRSDDVSDPLNRYQIRYNVTRDGDNYGKATRELAVDDEGTYQLSTYFTASILFYDIERREKARFVVEDKSIVPLKYTLSDSRTFKRTKNTAYLFDPSAHTVKGAEGEAATSVPEKIYDPLLVYEALRVAVSRGLRGDTTFNVYDGGKPEQFHFTYNGSETIETSLGKFETEKFTRVRETSARKTAIWFATSVNYLPVQVTQENEGDEQATLTVAELNLL
- a CDS encoding phosphatase PAP2 family protein, producing MYSFTSRSVCAFLLLFFCKLANAATHEDGGDIGRILLPATAYALTFVEDDKTGRYEFYRSFASNVVATQLLKMTVHKDRPDLSGDDAFPSGHASMAFQAATFLQLRYGKKYGVPAFAVASYVAWTRVDADKHDWADVGAGAAIGALSSYFFTHSIEGVQITPVASVDYSGIFVSGTF
- the nagZ gene encoding beta-N-acetylhexosaminidase, with product MDSSSHSGSHRVRMSRMSAEEEKALRLDLAQKLMLDFRYFCATEKDVKDNAASGKQPVTALPDDLADLVQRSSVGGVILFKENLIDYQQITQLTQSLQRAAMASDASQPLFIAIDQEGGRVFRTPPTMTTDLPGNMAIGATLKSHGTHFARLSGQILARELKQLGINTNFAPDIDVNVNPQNPVINVRAFSRSPAEVAQLGLAQASAMQQEGVLATLKHFPGHGDTSEDSHLALPIVNHDRQQIDAVDLYPFRYIISKSAPAMVMTAHIQYPALDNSTLVDKAGKAQIKPATLSKAILTDILRGELGFNGIIVSDAMNMAGISNFFDQFEAVVASFAAGTDIVVMPLSVHSPSGIARFYELLDYLVEAVKQGELSIGEITHSAQRIRETKNRFQLSTWQWDSQAAAIDNLAAHKSIAQQLCDNAITLLKGSAEQAVIAPKDTLLILMPDAPTTKAVSYCLEMYLPNQKFHCLNLQALEEDMLRKGMEEANVLILGSITPSPSVVELGGMEDRNKNAQVVIGYQQVQAMLPDLLVQTSQRGIKNILVYLRMPNDNSNLSKSSDVVLATYSNSVYPVRQQGKDVFVGGAIDSLIKVLSGALKPLGISPMAARP
- the gpmA gene encoding 2,3-diphosphoglycerate-dependent phosphoglycerate mutase, which codes for MYKLVLIRHGESQWNLENRFTGWHDVDLTEAGVAQATNAGKLLKDAGFEFDLAYTSVLLRAIKTLNLALEEMGQHFIPVERHWRLNERHYGALTGLNKAETAEKHGEEQVKIWRRSFDVPPPEVDTDSPHFPAHDRRYSNVDPSILPKAESLKLTIERVLPYWHDVIRPSIQNGKRVIIAAHGNSLRALVKYLDDMSEDEVLELNIPTGVPLVYELDKDLKPVSREYLGDPAAIKKMMDAVAKQGKAK